The following DNA comes from Chitinivibrio alkaliphilus ACht1.
ATTCAATTGCCATAAGGCCGTGAAGACTTTGTTGGTATTGGTTGAAAAGGGCTTGTTTCTTTCTTTGTAGTATCCCTGTTTCATTTGAACGGTTTCCGGTAAGAAGGGTGCTTATTTCATCAATGGACAGATTGAGAGAGCGGAAAAAGCTATTTTTGAGCCCAGTCGCACCTCTGTATCAGTGTAGTATCGATATCCCGTACGAGGATCAACCCAAGAAGGAAGAAGGATCTCTCTTTTTTCATATGAAAGAAGTATTTTTCTTGTTAATCCCGTAAGGCGGCAAAATTCTTTCTGCTTATAGTACATTTTCCTCAAAATTCTTTGGAATACACGTCTCTTTCCCATAATATAGGGAGAAGAAACACCATTGCATGTATAAACATGTTCAATGGGACAAGTTTTCGAGCTCGGGAGATTCTCTGGAATAAGATAACTCAGTAAAAGAGACCATATCGATATTGCAGTGTGTCTGTGTTGCC
Coding sequences within:
- a CDS encoding MerR family transcriptional regulator produces the protein MYYKQKEFCRLTGLTRKILLSYEKREILLPSWVDPRTGYRYYTDTEVRLGSKIAFSALSICPLMK